In Eriocheir sinensis breed Jianghai 21 chromosome 45, ASM2467909v1, whole genome shotgun sequence, the following proteins share a genomic window:
- the LOC126980859 gene encoding uncharacterized protein LOC126980859, whose amino-acid sequence MALPRPLTALLLLLACALASAQGSSCPEPFSLMGSRCVFVTHNSDASGSPAVSWFEARMLCAEKVDGTSWTADLVSNYNASFQRLLTKHIKAYPDVERYHNYHVGAAFVKDAWLWLDDTPINKMDYIWHIFSPPTGLGGFTTAGVSFIMPNQRLVLAPSSYSKSQHYVCEAKPAAA is encoded by the exons ATGGCTCTCCCTCGCCCGCTCACCGCCCTGTTGCTCCTGCTGGCGTGCGCTCTAGCCTCGGCCCAAG GAAGTAGCTGCCCCGAGCCCTTCTCCCTGATGGGCTCTCGCTGCGTGTTCGTCACCCACAACTCCGACGCCTCAGGCAGCCCCGCCGTCAGCTGGTTCGAGGCCCGCATGCTGTGTGCCGAGAAGGTCGACGGCACCAGCTGGACCGCCGACCTCGTCTCCAACTACAACGCGTCCTTCCAGAGGCTCCTGACCAAGCACATCAAGGCCTACCCAG ACGTGGAGCGCTACCACAACTACCACGTCGGCGCCGCGTTCGTGAAAGATGCTTGGCTATGGCTGGACGACACACCCATCAACAAAATGGATTACAT CTGGCACATCTTTTCACCCCCGACTGGTCTTGGGGGCTTCACGACGGCCGGGGTCAGCTTCATAATGCCGAACCAGAGACTAGTGCTCGCCCCCAGCTCCTACTCGAAGTCTCAGCATTACGTGTGTGAGGCCAAGCCCGCGGCAGCCTAG
- the LOC126980858 gene encoding uncharacterized protein LOC126980858, whose amino-acid sequence MGFKVHVAFLLFAAFLGASAYDRLEQGDCPNEFLSYPGGRCLHVSTAYVSGDPKVYQWEPAREACLNMTTEGWTVDLAFSLDEEVMQRFSEFIVNEVPSMKYYVFFVGAERDTPSGHWEWVDGQLVDPLSYVWNINQPSSSQDAYVKTMLVPSGAHNRFYMIAIRAVERGPSFLCEAAPKCD is encoded by the exons ATGGGCTTCAAGGTTCACGTGGCTTTCCTTCTTTTCGCGGCGTTCCTCGGGGCCTCGGCTTACG ATCGCCTGGAGCAAGGGGACTGTCCGAATGAGTTCCTGTCGTATCCTGGGGGCCGGTGTCTGCACGTGTCCACCGCCTACGTGAGCGGGGACCCCAAGGTGTACCAGTGGGAGCCAGCGCGGGAGGCGTGTCTCAACATGACCACGGAGGGCTGGACCGTCGACCTCGCCTTCTCCCTGGACGAGGAAGTGATGCAGCGGTTCAGCGAGTTCATCGTCAACGAAGTGCCAA GCATGAAGTACTACGTGTTCTTCGTGGGCGCCGAGAGAGACACGCCATCGGGCCATTGGGAGTGGGTGGACGGCCAGCTTGTTGACCCTCTCTCCTACGT GTGGAACATCAACCAACCCTCCAGCAGTCAGGACGCCTACGTGAAGACGATGCTGGTCCCCTCCGGCGCCCACAACCGCTTTTACATGATTGCGATCAGGGCGGTTGAGAGaggcccttccttcctctgtgagGCCGCCCCCAAGTGTGACTAG
- the LOC126980786 gene encoding uncharacterized protein LOC126980786, whose product MDHPDAVQSSKRPFSEVEAASTSPQPQHNGQDLQPRPASTGRPQPLRNDPAAAARRLVELGAKVPLPLPEHGVNARMLQRRSAAILRYLRQSKYKGQASQPPAARPQPQLNRQALQSWPVSIGHPQPQHSGQALQSRPVSIGQPQPQHSGQDLQPRPVSIGQPQPQHSGQALQSRPVSIGQPQAQHSGQALQPRPVTPWVEMKDNEAASAEQELAELLGDTRMSAHFASAFDFDLSLFEDNGGGHEYDGPERQPWSPRPPPELHEGLEVVWESGQQRCVAASTSHVSDCLRPVRRSRSKQRPRAAKCWRGDGVAPPQHSGRALQPRPASYGWPHLQHDGQVLQPRPASYGWPHPQHDGQVLQPRPASYGWPQQQHDGQVLWPRATSISPPQPQHNGQTLQPQPAPITWPQHNGQTLQPQPAPITWPQHNGQTLQPQPAPITWPQHNGQTLQPQPAPITWPQHNGQTLQPQPAPITWPQHNGQTLQPQPAPITWPQPQHNGQALQPRPASPGRPQPRLVEVGGTPATVHGTAASHLDVATLEDGGGAGGDSSLYLTYGNGWLSRKRPPADQEVNYTE is encoded by the exons ATGGATCACCCCGACGCCGTTCAGTCCTCCAAGCGTCCCTTCTCCGAGGTGGAGGCTGCTTCCACTTCTCCGCAGCCGCAGCACAATGGGCAGGACTTGCAGCCACGACCTGCTTCAACTGGTAGACCCCAGCCACTGCGCAACGACCCGGCCGCCGCAGCACGGAGGCTGGTGGAGCTTGGAGCCAaggttcctcttcctctgccagaACATGGTGTGAATGCACGAATGCTGCAGCGACGGTCCGCCGCTATTCTTCGCTATCTGCGGCAGTCAAAGTACAAAGGGCAAGCCTCGCAGCCCCCAGCTGCTCGGCCCCAGCCACAGCTCAACCGGCAGGCCTTACAGTCTTGGCCTGTTTCTATTGGTCACCCGCAGCCACAGCACAGCGGGCAGGCCTTACAGTCTCGGCCTGTTTCTATTGGTCAGCCGCAGCCACAGCATAGCGGTCAGGACTTGCAGCCTCGGCCTGTTTCTATTGGTCAGCCGCAGCCACAGCACAGCGGGCAGGCCTTACAGTCTCGGCCTGTTTCTATTGGTCAGCCGCAGGCACAGCACAGCGGGCAGGCCTTGCAGCCTCGGCCTGTCACGCCGTGGGTGGAGATGAAGGATAACGAAGCGGCCAGTGCAGAACAGGAGCTGGCGGAGCTTCTTGGCGACACGAGGATGAGTGCTCACTTCGCCTCTGCCTTTGACTTCGACTTGTCTCTGTTCGAGGACAACGGTGGCGGCCACGAATACGATGGCCCTGAGCGGCAGCCCTGGAGCCCCCGGCCGCCCCCCGAGCTGCACGAGGGCTTGGAGGTGGTGTGGGAGTCAGGGCAGCAGCGGTGTGTGGCCGCAAGCACCAGCCACGTCAGTGACTGCCTTCGGCCCGTCAGGAGGTCCCGCAGCAAGCAGCGGCCCCGCGCGGCGAAGTGCTGGAGAGGTGACGGCGTTGCGCCGCCACAGCACAGCGGGCGAGCCTTGCAGCCGCGGCCTGCTTCATATGGTTGGCCGCATCTACAGCACGACGGGCAGGTCTTGCAACCACGGCCTGCCTCATATGGTTGGCCGCATCCACAGCACGACGGGCAGGTCTTGCAACCACGGCCTGCTTCATATGGTTGGCCGCAGCAACAGCACGACGGGCAGGTCTTGTGGCCGCGGGCTACTTCCATTTCTCCTCCGCAGCCGCAGCACAACGGGCAGACCCTGCAGCCACAGCCTGCTCCTATTACTTGGCCGCAGCACAACGGGCAGACCCTGCAGCCACAGCCTGCTCCTATTACTTGGCCGCAGCACAACGGGCAGACCCTGCAGCCACAGCCTGCTCCTATTACTTGGCCGCAGCACAACGGGCAGACCCTGCAGCCACAGCCTGCTCCTATTACTTGGCCGCAGCACAACGGGCAGACCCTGCAGCCACAGCCTGCTCCTATTACTTGGCCGCAGCACAACGGGCAGACCCTGCAGCCACAGCCTGCTCCTATTACTTGGCCGCAGCCGCAGCACAACGGGCAGGCCTTGCAGCCACGACCTGCTTCACCTGGTAGGCCGCAGCCACGGCTGGTGGAGGTTGGAGGCACCCCCGCCACTGTTCACGGCACCGCTGCCTCTCACCTCGACGTTGCCACACTCGAGGACGGCGGTGGTGCTGGCGGCGACAGTTCCTTGTATTTGACTTAT gggaacggctggctgtcgcGGAAGAGACctccagcagaccaagaggtgaattacacagaGTAA